One Chloroherpetonaceae bacterium genomic window, CGGGGAGCTATCTGCTGCATCAGTAACGACACCACGAATATCTCCTGTCTCTTGCGCTTGAAGATTGGTAACAATAAGTGTGGTCAGCAGAACATAGAGCCAGTACAGGGTAAGTCGCCTGTAGCGAGGTTTCATTCTGTCCTCCTTGTTGTTGTGTTAGTGATAGAGATTTGCTGCTTAGACGCAGCTTAATTGAAAGATATTAAATCTCTAAGCCAATTCTAAGAGAAGCAATTGTGGTCAAATCAGGTGAAAAGTGTGGCTAAATCGGCGTGAGAGGTGAGTGAGCACCGAAGTTTGGAGCAGCAGGATGCCATACTTTTGCCTAAGCACAAAAATCCTTACTTTCGCCCAGAAAAGCTCGACAACAAAACAACACTCAAAATGCCTTCAACACAAGCTGCGACTACAGCGCCTCTTGTTAGCACAAGTGCCGACACAGCATTTTTCGGACACCCGCGTGGGCTTTCGACACTCTTCTTTACTGAGATGTGGGAGCGCTTTAGCTACTACGGAATGCGAGCATTGCTCATTCTCTTCATGACAGCACCAGTAGCGTCAGGTGGACTAGGTTTCGATGCTCGCAATGCGGGTGCAATTTATTCTATCTATACTGCCTTCGTCTATTTGCTCTCATTGCCCGGCGGTTGGGTTGCGGACAAGTTCTTAGGGTTGCGCCGCTCAGTGTTCATTGGGGGCGTCATCATTATGTGTGGGCATATCTCCTTAGCGATTCCAAGCGTTGTGAGCTTCTATGTGGGGTTAGTGCTAGTGGTGCTGGGCACAGGCTTGCTTAAGCCGAACATTAGTGCACTGGTCGGTCAGCTTTATGCGCCTGAAGATGCGCGCCGTGATGCAGGATTTTCGATTTACTATATGGGTATCAATCTTGGGGCGTTTGCCGCACCACTGGTGTGTGGCACGCTGGCGCAGTCAGAGCAATTTAAGTCATTGCTAACAGGCTGGGGAATTGACCCTAATTCAAGCTGGCATTGGGGTTTCGGAGCCGCAGCCGTTGGAATGTTCCTAGGACTGGTGCAGTTTGTGCTGACAGGTCATTTTCTTGGCAATGCAGGCGCGCCACCGCCACGCACGCAGGGAGACGGTGGAGCACAGCAACCACAAAAGCAACTTCTCTTTGGTATCGGTGGCACCCTGATACTGCTGGCTTTGGGCATAGTAGTGTTTGGCACAGGAATGTTGGACTTTAATGCGGATAATCTCAGCCTTATTATCGGTGTAGGATATGTCGTTGTAACGATGGGTTACTTTGCGGCCCTGTTTGCGCAGGAATGGACACCTGTCGAGCGCAATCGCCTCATTGTAGTTGGAGTGTTGTTTGTTTGTGCAGCAATCTTCTGGTCCGCCTTTGAGCAAGCTGGTTCAAGCCTCAATCTTTTTGCTGACCGCTACACGCGCAATACACTCTTTGGCTTCAATTTCCCATCTTCCTATTTCCAATCACTGAACTCACTGTTTGTAATCGTGCTGGCGCCGCTGTTTGCGTGGCTCTGGATTTGGCTAGCAAAGCGGAATTTGGAGCCTTCAAGCCCTGTTAAGTTTGCACTGGGCTTGCTGGGAGCAGGTATTGGTTTTGTGATTTTGGTGCCGCCGGCCCTCACCTTAGCCAGTGCGCCTGAAGGAATGCGTGTCAGCCCGATGTGGCTGGTGATGGTCTACCTAATTCACACTATTGCAGAGCTGTGTCTCAGTCCAGTTGGGCTTTCCACTGTAACCAAATTAGCACCTG contains:
- a CDS encoding peptide MFS transporter, with the translated sequence MEQQDAILLPKHKNPYFRPEKLDNKTTLKMPSTQAATTAPLVSTSADTAFFGHPRGLSTLFFTEMWERFSYYGMRALLILFMTAPVASGGLGFDARNAGAIYSIYTAFVYLLSLPGGWVADKFLGLRRSVFIGGVIIMCGHISLAIPSVVSFYVGLVLVVLGTGLLKPNISALVGQLYAPEDARRDAGFSIYYMGINLGAFAAPLVCGTLAQSEQFKSLLTGWGIDPNSSWHWGFGAAAVGMFLGLVQFVLTGHFLGNAGAPPPRTQGDGGAQQPQKQLLFGIGGTLILLALGIVVFGTGMLDFNADNLSLIIGVGYVVVTMGYFAALFAQEWTPVERNRLIVVGVLFVCAAIFWSAFEQAGSSLNLFADRYTRNTLFGFNFPSSYFQSLNSLFVIVLAPLFAWLWIWLAKRNLEPSSPVKFALGLLGAGIGFVILVPPALTLASAPEGMRVSPMWLVMVYLIHTIAELCLSPVGLSTVTKLAPERVAGQMMGVWFLGASVGNFAGGQIASLFETFPLPQLFLSVFATAGISSLILFLLVKPIRNLMGGVK